In the genome of Streptomyces sp. Tu 3180, the window GTCGAGGCGACCGCGACAGGTTTGTCCTGCCCCCCGTTGACGAAACTGAACCGGTGCCGGACCTTGCGGATCCGCCCCTGGTCGTCGAGGTAGGCGTCGAACGGCACCTCGGCCGTGGCGAACCCTTTCGCCGCCGCGGCCAGCGGACCGCGGTTCGCGTCCGAGGCCTCCCGCGCGGCCGCCGCCAGGTCCGCCGTCCCCCGGTAGTGCCGCACCCGCGTCCCCGCGACCTCGGTCCGGCCCACGAACGTCGCCCGGCGCGTCCCGCGCAGCACCTCGGCGGCGGCGAACGGGTCGGTGGCCCCGCCGGTGACGAGGTTCCCGTCGGTCAGCGTCCCGGTGTCCACGCGCACCCACTTGTCGGCGGGCACCCCGGCCCCCCGGTTCTTCATGAACAGCGCCCCGGGGGCGAGCAGTTCGATGATGGGCCGCCGCACCGCGTCCCCCGCCGGATCCTGCGGCAGCAGCACCTTCAACCGCCCCAGCCGCCTGCGGTAGTCGTACACGCCCTCGCCCCGGACGGTCACCCGGGTCCCGCCGGCGGCCATCTCCAGGGAGGTGTGCGCCTTCGAACTCCCGGCGTCCACCAGCGCGTCGGCGGCCCCCCGCAGCACCCGGACCGGGTCGCCGCCCGGAGCGTCCCCGGTCACGGCACTGCTCCGCGCGCAGCCCGCGGCCCCCAGACAGAGACAGCCCACGACCCCGGCCGCCGCCACCATGCCGACCGTCCGCCGGTACTGCCGTCGTCGAGCCATCGTCCGCCTACCCCCGCTCCGTCCGACACGGGCCGCCTGTCGTTCCGGTTAACGACCGGTGGAAGCCCCCGTCACGCCGACACACCGGAGCGCTACGGTGGTCGACGTGGCGCACCAGGACAACGAGTCGGACCCCGGCCGGCACAGCACGACCACCGTCGAACAGGGCCCTTTCTGCGTGGCCCGCTGCACCTGCGGCTGGCGCGGCCCGGCCAGAAGAGCCAGGAGCCAGGCCCGCACGGACGCCGAGAACCACACGGCCGAGTGACCGCACCCCCGTGACCGGCATTCCGCCTCCCGCAGTTCCCCGAGGGCCCCGGGGAGTGCCTCAGGGCCCTTGAGGAACCCCCGCTCGAAGAGCGGGGGGAGGCACCCCTCCGGCGCCGGGCCGCGCTCCCCGCACCGCACCGGTTCCGGGCAGCCGGCCGGCGCCCCGCGCCATGGAACCTCCAAGTCCCCGCAACCGTCTCGTTCCACGGACCCGGGAGGCCCCCATGGAACGACGTACCTTCCTCGCAGGCGCGGCAGCCGCGGCCCTCACCGCCACCACCGCCTGCACCGGCGGCGGGGACGGCGGCCCACCCCGCCGGACCCCCGCCTCCCGCACCCCTCCCGCCCTCACCCCCACCCGCGCCACCGCGTCCGCCCCCACCCCCGCCGACTGGAACGCCCTCGCCCGCGACCTGGACGGCCCCCTCCTCCGCCCCGGCGACGCCGACTGGCGGACGGCCCGCCGCCTCTACAACACCCGCTTCGACGGCCTCGCACCCGCCGCCGTCGCCTACGTCGACCACGCCGACGACATCCGCACCGCCCTCGCCCACGCCCGCGCCCACGGCGTCCCCGTCGCGATCCGCAACGGCGGCCACTCCTACGCCGGCTGGTCCTCCGGCGACCACCGCCTGATCGTCGACGTCTCACGGCTCGGCACCGTCCGCGTCGTTGCGGACACCGCCGTCATCGGCGCCGGCGCCAAACTCATCGACGTCTACCGCGCCCTGGCCGCGAGGGGCGTGACGATCCCCGGCGGCTCCTGCCCCACCGTCGGCGTCTCCGGCCTCACCCTCGGCGGCGGCCACGGCGTGGTCTCCCGCGCCTACGGCCTGACCTGCGACAGCCTCACCCGGGCCGCCCTCGTGACCGCCGACGGCACCCGGCTCACCGCCGACGCGACCGAGAACGAGGACCTCTTCTGGGCCCTGCGCGGCGCCGGCAACGGCAACTTCGGCGTCGTCACGGAGCTGCGCTTCCGGACCCACCCGGCTCCGCGGAGCGTCACCGGGTACCTGACCTGGCCCTGGCCGAAAGCCGCCGCCGTCACGGCGGCCTGGCAGGAATGGGGCCCGGCCCAGCCGGACGAGATCTGGTCGTCGCTCCACCTGGCGAACACCCCCGGCGGCACCCCCACCGTCTCCGTCACCGTCTTCTCCCTCGGCACGTACGGCGAACTCCAGAACGCCGTCGACCGCCTGGCCGGCCGCGTCGGCGCCTCCGCGCGCAGCGTCTCGCTCAGGCGCCGCTCGTACCAGGAGTCGATGGAGCTGTACGCCGGCTGCTCGTCCTTCGCCGACGACGCGCAGTGCCACCTCCCGGGCACGACGCCGGGCCGCTCCCCGCAGGGCGCCCTGAAGCGCGAGACCTACTCCGCCCGCTCGGACTTCTTCGACCGTCCGCTGGACGCCGCCGGGATCGGGACCCTGCTCTCCCAGGTCCGCGGCGTCCGCGGCGGTTCCGGCAGCATCGCGTTCACCGCGCTCGGCGGAGCCGTCAACCGGGTCGCGCCGACGGCCACGGCGTTCGTCCACCGCCGCTCACGCATGCTGGCCCAGTACCTCGCGTCCTGGAGCGCCGGGGCGTCCGGCTCCGCCGCCGAGTCGTGGCTGACGTCGGCTCACCGGGCCATGCGCCCGCACGCGTCGGGCGCGGCCTACCAGAACTACCCGGACCCGACCCTCACCGACTGGCGCCGGGCCTACTACGGCGACGCGGCGCCGCGCCTGGCCCGGCTGAAGAAGCGGTACGACCCCGACCGCGTCTTCACCTACCCCCAGGCCCTGTGAGCGGCCGGCAGACCGAAGAGGGAGGGGAGAGGGGAGGGCGAGCGGAGGGGAAGGCCCGGTCAGGCCGCCAGGTCCCGCTCCTCCGACCCGGACGTCTCCCTCCGGGTCCCCGCGACCATCGCGTCCCGCGCCGCACCGTCCCGCCTCCGCGCCGCGACCAGCCACCCGGCCCGCGGCGACCGCTCCACCGCCCGCACGACCGGCGTCAGCAGCGCCATGGCGAGCGGCGACAGCAGCAGGGCGACCGCCGTGCCGAGCGCGAGTCCGCCGACGACGTCCGTCGGGTAGTGCACGCCCATGTAGACGCGGCAGAAGCCCTCGAGCACGGCGATCCCGAGGCCGACGAGCCCGAACCTCCGGCTGGCGAGGAACAGTCCCACCGCGAGCGCCATGGTGATCGTCGCGTGGTCGCTGACGAAGGAGTAGTCGGTCTTGCCCTCGACGAGGACCTCGAGCCCCTCGTGGTCGTTGAACGGCCGGGGCCGCTCCACGAATCCGCGGATCGGCACGTTCACCAGGACGGCGACACCGGCCGCGAGCGGTGCCCACACCAGCGCGGCGACCGAGGACGCCGCGTCCTCACCGCCCCGCCGCCGCACGCCCCACCAGCACCACAGCACCAGCAGCACCATGGCGAACAGCAGCCCGTACTCGCCGACGAACTCCATGATCCGGTCGAACCACGGCGGCGCGTCCTTGGCGAGGCCGTTGATGTCGTACAGCAGGTCGACGTCGGGGTTCGACCCGGAATCGGCGAGTCCAGCCATGGTGCGCGGCCCCTTCGTCATCTCTCTCCCGGCGCACGCCGTGCACGCCGTTCTCTCCACCCCCGTGGTTTGTAGACCCGCTCGTCCGCTCGGCTACGACAACAGGAACGCACGGTCCCCGCTGATACGTTCCACACTCCACTGAATGATCACGCAGACGTTATCGAAGAGAGATGCATCCCCGCAGCTCAGGGGGTGGGTTCACGCTGCGCTCACACCGTCGTGGGCAGCGCTTTCGCGCCATCTTCGGTGACCCGGGTGGCACCGAAGTAGTCAGGCGTGTCGATCGGGTCGAATCGGATCACGGCGCCCGGACGCGGCGCGTCGATCATGTACCCGCCGCCGACATAAATACCCACATGCCGGATGGCCCGGGAATTGGTGAGGTCGTCCGAGAAGAACACCAGATCTCCGGGGAGCAGTTCGTCCCGCTTCGGGTGCGGCCCCGCGTTGTACTGGTCGTTGGCCACGCGCGGCAGCGTGATCCCGACGCTCTCGTACGCCGCCTTGGTCAGGCCCGAGCAGTCGAACCGTCCGCCCTGCTCAGCGGTGCCGTTGCCGCCCCAGAGGTAGAGGGTGCCGAGCTTCTTCTGCGCGTAGGCGATGGCGCCGGCGGCCTGCTCGGAGGGGTCGACGCGCCCGACCGGCGCCGCGAAGCTCTTCTCCAGCGCGGTGATCCGCTCGACGTAGTTCCGCGTCTCCTCGTACGGCGGCACGCCCCGGTACTTGATCACCGCGTAGGCCCCGGCGTTGTACGAGGCCAGCATGTTTTCGGTCGGATTCCCGGGGACGTCCTTCACGTAGGACGCGAGCGTGCAGTCGTACGTGGCCGCCGACGGGATGGCGTCCTCGGGGTCCCACACGTCACGGTCCCCGTCCCCGTCCCCGTCGATGCCGTGGGTGGCCCAGGTGCCGGGGATGAACTGCGCGATGCCCTGTGCCGCCGCATGGCTCTGCGCCCTCGGGTTGAACCCGCTCTCCTGGTAGAGCTGGGCGGCGAGCAGCGCCGGGTTGATGGCCGGGCAGAGGTTGCCCCACTTCTGCACGAGCGCCTGGTACGCGGCCGGCACGGTCCCCTTGGCGAGCGCCTTCGCCGCCCCGCCGCCGACCCCGTTGACGAGGTTCCCGGCGACGACGTAGACCCCGACGACGAGCAGCATCACGAAGGCGAGCGAGGCACTGACGGCGACGCCCGTCGCGATCCACACCTTACGCACCGTCAACCGCCCCTGTTCGTCGGGAAGTACGCCGCCGCACGTCAGTGTAGAGGCGGCACCCGCCGGATGGGGTGATCATGTGACGGGAGTGCCGCCCGGCCTTGTCGGGCCGCACTCCGCCCCGGCGCCTTCCCGCCGGACGGAGCCGGAGGGACCGGTGCGGCCGGCCCCGCCCCGCCTTCGGCGCCACTCCGCCCGGGAGCCGGACGACGGCCCCGACCGCCGCGGAGCGCTCAGGAGTTCGTCCCCACGGCCAGGGGGAACCGCACGCCCGTCAGTTCCTCCGAGACCCCCCACAGCCGCCGCGCCGTGTGCGGGTCGCTCGCCGCCCGCGAGCGGCCGACGAGGGTCGGCACCCCCCGGGCCTCCGCGAACCCGTCCGGACCGACGTAGCTCGCCCCGGGGAGGTCCTGGGTCACGGCGTAGAGCGTGGGCAGCGCGCCGGCCTCGTCGTCCTGCGCGAGGAACCGGTTGCCGATCTTCAGGAAGCCCCGCATCACCGGGTTCGCGGCATGGCTCTGGAGATTGGTCGCGGCGTACCCGGGGTGGGCCGCGAACGCGCGGACCGGCGAGCCGGCCTCCGACAGGCGCCGCTGGAGTTCCAGGGTGAACAGGAGGTTCGCCAGCTTGGACTGGGCGTAGGCGCGCCGCGGGGTGTAGCGGGCGGTCATGTCGAGGTCGTCGAACTCGATGGTCGCGCCGCCCCAGCGATGGGCCGCGGAGGACAGGGTCACGACGCGGTCGGTGACGTACGGCAGCAGCAGGTTCGTGAGGGCGAAGTGGCCCAGGTGGTTGGTCCCGAACTGCATCTCGAAGCCGTCCTCGGTGCGCCGCCTCGGCAGCATCATCACGCCGGCGTTGTTGACGAGGGCGTACAGCGGGTCGCTCCAGCCGGCGGCGAACTCCCGCACCGAGGCCAGGTCGGCCAGGTCCAGGCGCCGCACCTCGGTGCTGCCGGACATGCCCGCGGCGGCGGCCCGCCCCCGTTCCACGTCCCGCACCGCGAGGACGACGTGCGCCCCGGCCCGCGCGAGCGCGCCCGCGGCCGTACGGCCGATACCGCTGTTGGCGCCGGTGATGACGACGGTCCGGCCGGTGAGGTCGGGCAGACGGGTCGCGTTCCATGCGTGCGTGCTCTTCTCAGCCATACCCCGAATGTAGTCGCCGCCAACAATGCTGTCAATGACAACAAAGCTGGCGGCGCCAACACCGGGATACGATGACACCCATGCCCGCAAGCCGCCCCTACCACCACGGAGACCTGCGCTCCACCCTGCTCGCCGGCGCCGAGCGCACCCTGCGGGAGAAGGGGGCCGGCGCGCTCTCCCTGCGCGAACTGGCCCGCGAGGCCGGAGTGAGCCACGCCGCCCCCGGCCGCCACTTCAAGGACAAGCAGGCCCTGCTCGACGCCCTCGCCCTGAGCGGCTACGACCGCCTGGCCCAGGCCCTGGACGCCGCCGACGACCCCGCACTCCCCCTCCAGGCCCGCCTCACCGCGCTGGCCCGCGCCTACCTCGGCTTCGCGACCGACAACGCGGAACTGCTGGAGCTGATGTACGCCCGCAAGCACGATCCGGAATCCGCCGGGCGGATGGCCGACGGCGTCGAGCGCACGGTGGGCCTGATCGGCCGGGTCGTCGCCGAGGCACAGGGGCGGGGCGAGATCGTCGAGGGCGACCCCGCCCACCTGACGGTCGTCCTCGGCGCCGTGCTCCACGGCCTCGCCGTCTTCACGGCCGGTGACAAGTCCGCCGCCTACGCCTCGCAGCACGGCGGCGTGGAGGAGTTGGTCCACCTCCTCCTGCACGGGCTCAAGCCGCGCTGAGCACACACCTCGTTGCCCGGCGTCACCTCACGTGATACACAGAGTGACGATACGACTCTTCACCCGCCGGATCGTGCCCCTCCCGGACTCCGGCGCGCGCCGGTGGCAAGCTATTCGTACGAAACCCGCCAACGGATGACGCCAAGTCGACATACGACAGCGACAATGTCGGCGACAATGAGGCCTGACCTCTGCACTCCTGCAGGGGATGCGGAACTACCCATACAGGGGCGGTGACTTACATGCTCTTTGCGGCCGACGAGGGAGACATCAACACCATTATCGGCGGGATCGCTCCGGATTGGGGCCCCTTCGGCAGCCTGGGCAACGAGGCCAAGGTGATGATCGAGGTGGTCATGGCGGTCGCCATCCTGATCTGCCTGGGCATCGCCATCTGGGGGGCGGCCAAACAGCGCATCGGCGCGACCGCGTTGAGGGACACGTTCAGCGCCGAACAGGGCAAGGGCCTCATCATCGCGGGGCTGACGGGCGTCTTCATCATCGGCTCGCTCGGCACGCTGTTCACCATCGTGTACGGCATGGCCGTGTAGGCCCCGCCCATCGGTTCCGACCGGGCACGCCCGGCCCCCCTCCACCCCACCCGCCCGTCGTGCCCACCGGCTGAGGTTGCGTTTCCCTGATGTCCAGTCACCACACCGCGCCCGCGCGGGAACCAGCACGGCTACCGTCGTACGTGGAGTACACGGAGCACGAGGTGTTTCCGCACGACGCTGAGGGGGCGTACGCGGTATGAGTCTCGGAGACGAGCACGAGACCTCCGGTGGGTACGGCGGCACGGGCCAGACCCGCACCCGCCTGCCGGAAAGAGGCGGCGACCCGTACGGCGGCGCGCGCAGAGGCGGCCGTTCGTCGTCGCGCAGCCTGGTCACGGTCGTCGGCGTGGTGGTCCTCCTCATCGCCGCGATCGCCTTCGCGAACCGCGGGGGCGACGCCTCCTCCTCGGCGGACGACTCCGACGACTCCCCCAAGGCGGCGGCGACGGCCCCGTCGGGGAAGAAGCCGGTGGGGGCGAAGTCGGCGGGGATCCCGACCGGATACGCACATGACGCTCAGGGTGCGCAGAGCGCGGCGGCCAACTACTCCGTCGCGCTGGGGTCCGCCGAAATGTTCGACAAGAGCCGGCGGCGCGAGATCATCACCACCGTGTACGCCCCGGACGTCGCCGCCGCCCGGCAGGCCGACCTGGACAAGGCTTACTCCAGCGGTGAGTTCCTCACCAACATCGGTCTCGACAAGGACGGCAGGGCACCTGCCGGACAGACCTTCGTCTCACGGGTGGTCCCCGTGGGCACCAAGGTGACGGCCTCCGGCTCCAGCACCGCCACCGTCGAGGTCTGGTACACCTCACTGTTCGGTTTGTCCGGCGAGGGCTCGACCAACCCGGTGACCGAAAGCTGGTACACCACCACATACCAGCTGAAGTGGATCGACAACGACTGGAAGGTCACCGACTTCCAGCAGAAGGACGGACCGGTCCCGGTCGGGCGCGACCAGAAGGCCTCCACCGCCGACGACATGACGAAGGCTGTCGAGGAGTACGGAGGGTTCACATATGCGCGCTAGCCACCGCTTCCTCAGGCTCACAGCCGTGGTCACCGCCGTGCAGGCCACCGCTGTGCTGTTTGCAACCCGAGCCGCCGCGGCACCCACACCGACGCCCACGCCGACGGGCAGCAACGACCCCTGTGACCTCATCCGCGGCCCCGCCAAGGAGTACTGCGAGCGAGGCGAGGACGGAGACGGCGGCGGCTCCAGCACCCTCGACGAGCCCACCTCCACCCTCGACCCCCTCGCCTCCCTCGCCCAGGGCTGCGCCGACGCCGCCTCCTGGACCGTCAAGCAGCTCAGCGAGGCCGTGGAGGAGACCGCGGACGTCGACTTCACGAACGACACGTTCCTCAAGCAGTACGCCGTCGTCTTCGCCGCGTCGACGATCCTCACCCTCCTCCTCTGGCTGCTCGCGGTCGCCAAGAGGGCGGTGCGGGGCGTCCCCCTCACCACCGCCCTCTCCGAGGCCATCGGCTTCCTCTGGCTGACCGTGCTCGCCTCGGCCTTCACCCCGCTGATCCTCTACACCGTCGTCTCGGCCACCGACGGCGTCACCGACGTGCTCGCGAAGGCGACCGGCGACCAGACGGACACCTTCTTCGGCACCTTCTCCGCAGCCCTGGAGAAGGGCGACGACATCGGCGGCGGCCCGATCATGCTGATCGTGGTGTCCCTGGTCTCCATCCTCGCCGCCGGCGTCCTCTGGCTGGAGCTGGTCATCCGCGCCGCCCTGCTCTACGTCGGCGCCCTCCTCGGCACCGTCGTCTACGCGGGCCTCGTCGACAAGAACCTGTGGGGCCACGTCCGCCGCTGGGCGGGCATCATGATCGCGGTGATCCTCGTGAAGCCCGTGATCGTGATCGTGCTCGGCCTCGCCGGCGCGCTGTCCGCCGGCGACGGCCCCGACGCCTTCTCCGCCGTCGTCTCCGGACTGGCGATCATCCTGCTCGCCATCTTCGCGTCCGCGATGATCTACCGCTTCGTCCCCGGCTTCGGCGACGAACTCGCCAACTCCCGCAACAACCGCCTCATGCAGGGCGCCGAGGGCAAGGCCGCCGCCGTCATGAGCTCCCCGGCGACCCTGGTCGCGCAGGGCATCAAGACCCACAGCGGCCGCACCGACCACAACAACGGCGGAACCGGCCCCCGCCCCTCCAACCCCGCCTCCGGCGGAGTCGCCGCGCACAGCTCGCGCACCTCGAACGGCGGCGGACCTGTCCCCTCCGCCGCCCCCGCACCCCGCTCGAGCAGCAGTCCGGTGAACACCCCACACGCCAGCAGCACCCGCAACAGCAGTACCAACCGCACGGGAGGTGAAGGGCGTTGACGACCGAGTCCCACCTGTCCCATCCGGTCACGCCCCGCCGTACGTATCTGATCGGCCGCGCCCGGCCGAACGCGATCGTCGGACGCAATCGGGAGACCGGAGAGATCGCGCTGATCGTCGTGGGCGCGTTCCTCGGCATGATGTGCGGGCTCCTCGTCCCCGTCCTGTCCGTGCGGATCGTGCTCCTCGTCGGCCTGCCGATGCTGGCGCTGGCCGCGGTGTACGTGCCGTACAAGCACCGCACGTTCTACAAGTGGTTCGAGATCAACCGCAGTTACAAGCGCATCCTGCGCCGGGGCACCGCCTACCGCTCCGGTGCCGCCGAGGCCGGCACCCGGCTGGACGGACGCGAGGTGGAGATCGGGCCGCCGCCCGGCATCGGACGGATCACCTGGCTCTCCGCGCCCTTCGGGCCGGACGAGATCGCCGTCCTGCTGCACGCGGACCGCAAGACCGTCACCGCCGCCATCGAGATCGAGGGCCCCGGCGTCGGACTGCGCGACTCCGAGGACCAGGAGGCCCTCGTCGACCGCTTCGGCACCCTGCTCAAGCACGTCGCCAACGGCGACGGCTTCGTCACCCGCCTCCAGATGCTCGCCCGCACCCTGCCCGCCGACCCCGACGCCCACGCCAAGGACGTCGCCGTCCGCGGCGACGACAGGTCGCCGGTCTGGCTGCAGCAGTCGTACGACCAGCTGCAGTCGATGGTGTCGACCAGCAGCGAGCAGCACCGCGCCTACCTCGTCGCCTGCATGCACTACACGCGCGAGCTGGCCGCCGAGGCGAACGCCATGGCGCGGGCGATGCGCGGCCAGGGCGGCGGCAAGGTGGACCGCGACGCCGGACTCGCCGTCGTCATGGCCCGTGAGCTGACCGACATCTGCTCCCGGCTCCAGGAGGCCGACATCCGCGTACGGCAGCCGCTCGGCCAGAGCAGACTGTCCTCGCTGATCCACTCCATGTACGACCCGGACCACCCGATCGACCACATCCAGGCGATGAGCAAGCGCAACGCCTGGCCGGCCGAGCTGGACGCCGTGGAGCCCACCTACCTCCAGGCCAAGACCCGCGAGTCCGCGACCCGCGCCCCCTGGTGCCACGCCACCGCCTGGATCAAGGAGTGGCCGATGACCCCGGTCGGCGTCAACTTCCTGGCCCCGCTCCTCGTCCACACCCCGGACGTGATCCGCACGGTCGCCGTCACGATGGACCTCGAACCCACCGAGATCGCCATCGAGCGCATGCTGACCGAGAAGACCAACGACGTGGCGGAGGCGTCCCGCGCCGCCAAGATGAACCGCACCGTCGACCCGCGCGACATCGCCGCCCACAGCCGCCTCGACCAGCGCGGCGAGGACCTCGCCAGCGGCGCGGCCGGCGTCAACCTGGTCGGCTACATCACCGTCTCCTCCCGCTCCCCCGAGGCCCTGGCCCGTGACAAGCGGACCATACGGGCCTCGGCCGGAAAGTCGTACCTGAAGCTGGAGTGGTGCGACCGCGAGCACCACCGGGCCTTCGTGAACACACTCCCGTTCGCCACCGGCATTCGAAGGTAGGGGCTGAGCCGATATGCGGGATCCGCTGTCCGTCGTCACCGACGCCTTCACGTCCTTCCTGTTCGGGAAGGTCGAGACGACACGGCTGCCGGTGCGCACGTCCACCGGCCAGGCACAGGCGGTCTACCTGCCGACCGCCGCGCCCGGCCTCGGCGACTCCGGCGTCATCATCGGCCGCGAGGTCTACTCCGGGAAGGGCTACATCTACGACCCCTTCCAGCTCTACGGCCAGCAGCTCCCCGCCCCCCACTGGCTGGTCCTCGGGGAGTCGGGAAACGGCAAGTCGGCCCTGGAGAAGACGTACGTCCTGCGCCAGCTGCGCTTCCGCGACCGCCAGGTCGTCGTCCTGGACGCGCAGGGCGAGGACGGCGTCGGCGAGTGGAACCTCATCGCGCAGGAGCTGGGCATCACCCCCATCCGGCTGGACCCGATGGCCGCCCTGGACCACGGCATCCGGCTCAACCCGCTCGACCCGTCGATCACGACGACCGGGCAGCTGGCCCTGCTGCGGACCATCATCGAGGTCGCGATGGGCCACG includes:
- a CDS encoding FAD-binding oxidoreductase, with amino-acid sequence MERRTFLAGAAAAALTATTACTGGGDGGPPRRTPASRTPPALTPTRATASAPTPADWNALARDLDGPLLRPGDADWRTARRLYNTRFDGLAPAAVAYVDHADDIRTALAHARAHGVPVAIRNGGHSYAGWSSGDHRLIVDVSRLGTVRVVADTAVIGAGAKLIDVYRALAARGVTIPGGSCPTVGVSGLTLGGGHGVVSRAYGLTCDSLTRAALVTADGTRLTADATENEDLFWALRGAGNGNFGVVTELRFRTHPAPRSVTGYLTWPWPKAAAVTAAWQEWGPAQPDEIWSSLHLANTPGGTPTVSVTVFSLGTYGELQNAVDRLAGRVGASARSVSLRRRSYQESMELYAGCSSFADDAQCHLPGTTPGRSPQGALKRETYSARSDFFDRPLDAAGIGTLLSQVRGVRGGSGSIAFTALGGAVNRVAPTATAFVHRRSRMLAQYLASWSAGASGSAAESWLTSAHRAMRPHASGAAYQNYPDPTLTDWRRAYYGDAAPRLARLKKRYDPDRVFTYPQAL
- a CDS encoding oxidoreductase, encoding MAEKSTHAWNATRLPDLTGRTVVITGANSGIGRTAAGALARAGAHVVLAVRDVERGRAAAAGMSGSTEVRRLDLADLASVREFAAGWSDPLYALVNNAGVMMLPRRRTEDGFEMQFGTNHLGHFALTNLLLPYVTDRVVTLSSAAHRWGGATIEFDDLDMTARYTPRRAYAQSKLANLLFTLELQRRLSEAGSPVRAFAAHPGYAATNLQSHAANPVMRGFLKIGNRFLAQDDEAGALPTLYAVTQDLPGASYVGPDGFAEARGVPTLVGRSRAASDPHTARRLWGVSEELTGVRFPLAVGTNS
- a CDS encoding bifunctional lytic transglycosylase/C40 family peptidase, whose translation is MLLVVGVYVVAGNLVNGVGGGAAKALAKGTVPAAYQALVQKWGNLCPAINPALLAAQLYQESGFNPRAQSHAAAQGIAQFIPGTWATHGIDGDGDGDRDVWDPEDAIPSAATYDCTLASYVKDVPGNPTENMLASYNAGAYAVIKYRGVPPYEETRNYVERITALEKSFAAPVGRVDPSEQAAGAIAYAQKKLGTLYLWGGNGTAEQGGRFDCSGLTKAAYESVGITLPRVANDQYNAGPHPKRDELLPGDLVFFSDDLTNSRAIRHVGIYVGGGYMIDAPRPGAVIRFDPIDTPDYFGATRVTEDGAKALPTTV
- a CDS encoding phosphatase PAP2 family protein; protein product: MAGLADSGSNPDVDLLYDINGLAKDAPPWFDRIMEFVGEYGLLFAMVLLVLWCWWGVRRRGGEDAASSVAALVWAPLAAGVAVLVNVPIRGFVERPRPFNDHEGLEVLVEGKTDYSFVSDHATITMALAVGLFLASRRFGLVGLGIAVLEGFCRVYMGVHYPTDVVGGLALGTAVALLLSPLAMALLTPVVRAVERSPRAGWLVAARRRDGAARDAMVAGTRRETSGSEERDLAA
- a CDS encoding SCO6880 family protein, with translation MTTESHLSHPVTPRRTYLIGRARPNAIVGRNRETGEIALIVVGAFLGMMCGLLVPVLSVRIVLLVGLPMLALAAVYVPYKHRTFYKWFEINRSYKRILRRGTAYRSGAAEAGTRLDGREVEIGPPPGIGRITWLSAPFGPDEIAVLLHADRKTVTAAIEIEGPGVGLRDSEDQEALVDRFGTLLKHVANGDGFVTRLQMLARTLPADPDAHAKDVAVRGDDRSPVWLQQSYDQLQSMVSTSSEQHRAYLVACMHYTRELAAEANAMARAMRGQGGGKVDRDAGLAVVMARELTDICSRLQEADIRVRQPLGQSRLSSLIHSMYDPDHPIDHIQAMSKRNAWPAELDAVEPTYLQAKTRESATRAPWCHATAWIKEWPMTPVGVNFLAPLLVHTPDVIRTVAVTMDLEPTEIAIERMLTEKTNDVAEASRAAKMNRTVDPRDIAAHSRLDQRGEDLASGAAGVNLVGYITVSSRSPEALARDKRTIRASAGKSYLKLEWCDREHHRAFVNTLPFATGIRR
- a CDS encoding TetR/AcrR family transcriptional regulator; its protein translation is MTPMPASRPYHHGDLRSTLLAGAERTLREKGAGALSLRELAREAGVSHAAPGRHFKDKQALLDALALSGYDRLAQALDAADDPALPLQARLTALARAYLGFATDNAELLELMYARKHDPESAGRMADGVERTVGLIGRVVAEAQGRGEIVEGDPAHLTVVLGAVLHGLAVFTAGDKSAAYASQHGGVEELVHLLLHGLKPR